One segment of Plasmodium vivax chromosome 14, whole genome shotgun sequence DNA contains the following:
- a CDS encoding hypothetical protein, conserved (encoded by transcript PVX_122655A), which yields MKAVAAVAAIALLLRQSAQVFALRNAKGEFTWLGRTPDERIVPNRIENYKNEVEAQQNDKLTNEVDYQLNELIDVMRLVGDTQEEQKGKLHNLSTSLEVTKDALMKMLSEYENRIDQLEYTIMESKKYDPYRERFNYPISKYWLQVDLLNFKSLWKYLKRKHFTSIVQPVEMTNVKYPSSIMLLRHHVIAEGFVNVEVVQKASSLQPQINQSAAGIVFDFVDAHNFRFVQLSFLNGQAVLSVEEVTGSLHSKILSKGVEADRNDFNTLMCEFVSSKMNVFLNYKKVMEVDFADRGISGNGGGSPTMYGDRPFRSGANRKVGLFTKSGTAEFRNFLTGTLQFEHLLKHALVTPDKKDISTASVANSYRFSNRESRDDLSVYTIPYSSRDYDDYEEEEQTDDVYPTPEWNSHYDDVNVSGHAKGVTIPSGSPNEMALNSCEEYRGKNFSLTDWISDSREASNNWKVLSQFGIKRIIFRNNYKSAVVNSALIYRKNLCNSISISSYIKIENDTEAGLLFRYDNRDSMYTLTISSTNREAILKKKKNNIETVLKNAYVKSINSFQRHHLLVRDTGERGNLSVSLDGVQLFSLRGENYFNSGRVGFFVEHGHAAFDTFKVEQLAQGAEKNRSTLE from the exons ATGAAAGCCGTAGCGGCGGTGGCTGCGATCGCTTTGCTGCTCAGACAGAGCGCTCAGGTGTTCGCCTTGAGAAACGCCAAGGGGGAATTCACCTGGTTAGGCAGGACCCCCGATGAACGGATCGTGCCCAACAGGatagaaaattacaaaaatgaggtGGAGGCGCAG CAAAATGACAAACTCACAAATGAAGTGGACTATCAGCTGAACGAACTGATAGACGTGATGCGTCTCGTGGGAGACACAcaagaagagcaaaaagggaaactgCATAACTTGTCTACCTCATTAGAAGTGACGAAAGATGCGCTCATGAAAATGTTAAGTGAATATGAAAATAGAATCGACCAGTTAGAATACACCATTATGGAgagcaaaaaatatgacccaTATAGGGAGAGATTTAATTACCCTATATCTAAGTATTGGCTTCAAGTGGACTTGCTTAACTTTAAATCGTTATGGAAGTACCTGAAGAGGAAGCATTTCACCTCAATCGTACAGCCAGTCGAAATGACAAATGTAAAGTACCCATCATCCATAATGCTCCTAAGACACCACGTAATTGCTGAGGGGTTCGTCAACGTCGAGGTGGTCCAGAAGGCTTCTTCCCTCCAACCCCAAATAAACCAGTCAGCTGCTGGTATCGTTTTCGATTTTGTAGATGCTCACAATTTTAGGTTCGTCCAATTGTCCTTTTTGAATGGGCAGGCGGTTCTCTCCGTGGAAGAGGTGACCGGCTCCCTCCACAGCAA AATACTTTCCAAAGGAGTCGAGGCAGACAGAAACGACTTCAACACTTTGATGTGCGAATTCGTGTCGAGCAAAATGAACGTCTTCTTAAACTACAAAAAGGTGATGGAGGTGGATTTCGCCGATAGAGGGATAAGCGGGaatggaggaggaagcccTACCATGTATGGTGATCGACCGTTTCGAAGTGGTGCGAACCGGAAGGTGGGCCTCTTCACCAAAAGTGGGACTGCAGAATTTAGAAACTTCCTCACGGGCACCCTCCAGTTTGAACATCTCCTAAAGCATGCTCTGGTAACCCCAGACAAGAAAGACATCTCCACAGCATCGGTGGCAAATTCTTACCGTTTCTCCAATAGGGAGAGTAGAGATGACCTCAGTGTATACACCATACCTTATAGCAGCAGAGACTACGACGAttatgaggaggaagaacaaaCCGATGATGTTTATCCCACCCCCGAATGGAATTCGCATTACGATGATGTGAACGTGTCGGGACATGCCAAAGGGGTTACCATCCCTAGTGGCTCCCCCAACGAAATGGCGCTCAACTCCTGTGAGGAGtataggggaaaaaattttagccTAACCGATTGGATAAGCGATAGTAGAGAGGCCTCAAACAACTGGAAAGTGCTATCCCAGTTtggaataaaaagaataatatttcGCAACAACTACAAATCTGCTGTGGTCAACTCGGCACTGATTTATAGAAAGAACTTATGTAACTCGATCAGCATATCTTCCTACATTAAAATCGAAAACGATACGGAAGCGGGACTCCTCTTTAGATATGACAATAGGGATAGCATGTACACATTAACCATTTCAAGTACTAATAGGGAagccattttgaagaagaaaaaaaataatatcgaAACGGTCCTAAAAAATGCCTATGTAAAAAGCATCAATTCGTTTCAAAGGCATCATTTGCTCGTCAGGGACACGGGCGAAAGGGGCAACCTCAGCGTATCCCTTGATGGCGTCCAATTGTTTTCTCTGCGCGGGGAGAATTATTTCAACTCTGGCAGAGTCGGTTTTTTCGTTGAGCACGGCCACGCCGCGTTCGACACGTTCAAAGTTGAGCAGCTCGCGCAGGGCGCGGAGAAAAATCGCTCCACGCTTGAATAG
- a CDS encoding hypothetical protein, conserved (encoded by transcript PVX_122660A) — MKKPLLPNLGRKNENVESLGKISSMINHMKLIDDSLKNLFLCEDDLNSHDAFLLFRGKVAKRIVHYSSLAAECKDKILCAEASDEDVEDVRQQFEFHQGNVQRYKNKLSIWWNKKGKDYHRLCMNEFLTKRKSDDHGTFSESAEKKQTDANLKDTKQMMIEEINRMKSVRSELLESSHKLRKQDQIFNMFESKIKSSTQLLFSLKKKAQNDTRYVWYSFFFFLSVCSYIILRRLGVIWALLTVIKLMLSMVLYVVKLALGMFLFVKKGNEEKGASGEDDLGKIDVPIPVTTEL; from the exons atgaaaaagccTCTTTTGCCAAActtggggagaaaaaacgaaaatgtaGAAAGCTTGGGCAAAATCAGCTCCATGATAAATCACATGAAATTGATTGACGACAGTCTgaagaatttatttttatgtgagGATGACTTGAATAGCCATGACGCCTTTTTGTTG TTTCGAGGAAAAGTTGCGAAGAGAATTGTCCACTACTCCAGCCTGGCCGCGGAATGCAAGGACAAGATCCTCTGCGCCGAGGCGTCCGATGAGGACGTGGAGGACGTCCGGCAGCAGTTCGAGTTCCACCAGGGGAATGTGCAAAG gtACAAGAACAAGCTGAGCATCTGGtggaacaaaaaggggaaggactACCACCGCCTATGCATGAATGAATTTCTGACCAAGCGTAAAAG TGACGACCATGGGACATTCTCAGAGTCAGcagagaaaaaacaaacggaTGCAAATTTAAAAGACACGAAGCAAATGATGATTGAAGAAATCAACAGAATGAAGAGCGTCAGATCGGAGTTACTCGAGTCGTCCCACAAATTGAGGAAGCAGGACCAAATATTTAACA TGTTCGAGtcgaaaataaaatccaGCACGCAGCTGTTAttctctttaaaaaaaaa gGCACAAAACGACACGCGATACGTGTggtattcctttttcttctttctgaGTGTGTGCTCGTATATTATCCTGCGTAGGCTGGGGGTGATCTGGGCCCTCCTAACG gTCATCAAATTGATGCTTTCAATGGTGCTCTACGTGGTCAAATTAGCGTTGGGcatgtttctttttgttaAGAAGGGCAATGAGGAAAAGGGCGCAAGTGGGGAAGACGATTTGGGGAAAATCGATGTGCCCATTCCAGTTACAACTGAGTTGTGA